In Leuconostoc kimchii IMSNU 11154, one genomic interval encodes:
- a CDS encoding BglG family transcription antiterminator: protein MNKLRTIENQILMFLGQQVGFVDAKKIALTFKVSTKTVYRTINKLNSSEIIIESQRGRGYKLIEDLKLVTDTKADVQRQIDMSVSLLTHFPNHMNRLKFIDKFYISDSTLTRDLTRIGEKLKKFNIQLNRSDGEVTVIATEVQVRKALNYFFLENTRTKNVLDNISEIFPNISVENQTFISSQMMLIEQKLNVQILEPYTINIFSHLYILLERVRQHRYEITESHVVQQHYDTMLTKVARQIILNISQFSHEEIPDQEINNLLIYLVGLRYDKQLDDSNNDEAYQLVDFLIRNLSLTDRYVNFETLKKGLLGHVRPMIHRIESGIAVVNPLLSDIKFSYREVFGQIRLVLDRSQYTISDDEIGFLTLYVVRALEEVTDHKRVLLMCSTGVGTAQLLQTKVRHAFPNFEIIDIVSSKAYQMNMNNYQNIDLVISTVNITYQPISPVIQVSALFNEGDKRRIEELIYG from the coding sequence GTGAATAAATTGCGTACGATTGAGAATCAGATACTGATGTTTTTAGGCCAACAAGTAGGCTTTGTTGATGCTAAAAAAATAGCATTAACATTCAAAGTATCAACTAAAACAGTTTACCGTACAATCAATAAATTGAATTCTTCCGAAATTATTATTGAATCACAGAGAGGACGTGGGTATAAATTAATAGAAGATTTAAAGTTAGTTACAGATACAAAGGCGGATGTACAGCGGCAAATTGATATGTCCGTTAGTTTATTGACTCATTTTCCAAACCATATGAATCGTTTAAAATTTATTGATAAATTTTATATATCTGATTCAACATTGACAAGAGACTTGACCAGAATAGGTGAGAAACTTAAAAAATTCAACATTCAACTAAATAGGTCAGATGGCGAAGTAACGGTTATTGCAACTGAGGTACAAGTCCGCAAGGCACTAAATTATTTTTTTCTTGAAAATACGCGAACTAAAAACGTGCTAGATAATATTAGTGAAATTTTTCCAAATATTTCTGTTGAAAATCAAACCTTTATTAGTAGTCAAATGATGCTAATTGAACAAAAATTGAATGTTCAAATATTAGAGCCATATACGATTAATATTTTTTCACATCTATATATTTTATTAGAAAGAGTTCGTCAGCATAGATATGAAATAACTGAATCGCACGTTGTTCAACAACATTATGATACTATGCTGACCAAAGTGGCACGTCAAATCATTTTGAATATCAGTCAATTTTCACATGAAGAGATTCCAGATCAAGAGATTAACAATCTACTAATTTATCTTGTAGGGTTACGATATGACAAACAGTTAGATGATAGTAATAATGATGAAGCATATCAATTAGTTGATTTTTTGATTCGAAATCTATCATTGACTGACCGATATGTTAATTTTGAAACACTAAAAAAAGGGTTGCTAGGACATGTCAGACCAATGATTCACCGTATTGAATCTGGCATAGCCGTTGTTAATCCGCTATTAAGTGATATTAAGTTTAGCTATCGAGAGGTTTTTGGTCAAATCCGGCTAGTATTAGATAGGTCACAATACACTATTTCAGATGATGAAATTGGGTTTTTGACACTTTATGTTGTACGTGCTTTGGAAGAAGTGACTGACCATAAGCGCGTTTTGTTGATGTGTTCAACAGGTGTAGGAACAGCTCAGTTATTACAAACTAAGGTGCGTCACGCATTTCCTAATTTTGAGATTATAGATATTGTATCGTCTAAGGCTTATCAAATGAACATGAATAACTACCAAAATATCGATTTAGTCATCTCTACGGTGAATATTACCTATCAACCCATTTCACCGGTTATTCAAGTGAGCGCTTTGTTTAATGAAGGGGATAAACGACGTATTGAGGAATTAATTTATGGATAA
- a CDS encoding PTS sugar transporter subunit IIA gives MDKYVFVEVEKNINLAAVISEKFKLDIHAVQQALVERDKLGSLSIAYDIKLPHVEIENISNQGIMWIKFETHYELVMVVDKNIPSENVKRILSQVLNDSGLQKMRNIQSQQNLDQIVKGALKNVRR, from the coding sequence ATGGATAAATATGTATTTGTTGAAGTAGAAAAGAACATTAACTTGGCAGCAGTTATTTCAGAAAAATTTAAATTAGATATTCATGCTGTACAACAAGCATTAGTAGAAAGAGACAAACTTGGTAGTTTATCTATTGCATATGATATTAAGTTACCCCATGTTGAAATTGAAAACATTTCGAACCAGGGGATTATGTGGATAAAATTTGAAACACATTATGAATTAGTAATGGTAGTCGATAAAAACATACCGTCTGAAAACGTTAAACGAATTCTTAGTCAAGTATTAAATGATAGCGGTTTACAAAAAATGAGAAATATACAAAGCCAACAAAATTTGGACCAAATAGTAAAGGGAGCGTTGAAAAATGTTAGAAGATAA
- a CDS encoding 5' nucleotidase, NT5C type yields MLTKPKLFLDMDNVLVDTLPILNSIDMTNQTVAKPDQIPGIFRHLPPMAGAVEAVKELSGIYELHILSTAPWKNASAWQDKLVWLAQYFGDGASSPFYKRVTLTHDKGLAHGVGGILIDDRPYHGASAWQDTSTDSLWLQYGYDPRLVWSKDLVSYLKLVGQTYQTSGKLRDSAEQVAKKAAYELFSRDSSFEKAAWE; encoded by the coding sequence ATGTTAACAAAACCAAAATTATTTTTAGATATGGATAATGTCTTAGTTGATACGCTACCTATTTTAAACAGTATTGATATGACTAATCAAACGGTAGCGAAGCCGGATCAGATTCCTGGTATTTTTCGTCATTTACCACCAATGGCAGGCGCCGTTGAAGCAGTTAAAGAGTTGTCAGGTATTTATGAGTTGCATATTCTGTCCACTGCGCCGTGGAAAAATGCTAGTGCCTGGCAGGATAAATTAGTTTGGTTGGCACAATATTTTGGAGATGGGGCATCGAGTCCGTTTTATAAACGCGTGACCTTAACGCATGATAAAGGGTTGGCTCATGGTGTAGGCGGTATTTTGATCGACGATCGACCTTATCATGGTGCCAGCGCATGGCAAGATACAAGTACGGATAGTTTATGGTTACAGTATGGTTATGATCCAAGACTAGTTTGGTCAAAAGACCTTGTGTCTTATTTAAAATTAGTTGGTCAAACGTATCAAACTTCTGGGAAATTGCGTGACAGTGCCGAGCAAGTTGCAAAAAAGGCGGCATATGAACTTTTTAGTCGTGACAGTAGCTTTGAAAAAGCAGCTTGGGAATGA
- a CDS encoding PTS fructose transporter subunit IIABC gives MKISELLIPEVMILDLQATTKEAVFNEMIDRLSKAGRITDKQTFLSGILAREAQTTTGLGDGIAMPHAKNEAVKLPTIVFGRSTKGVDYQAMDGQPVHLLFMIAVPANANNTHLEALASLSRYLLQDGFTDKLKQAQTPNDIVALFTAQEEAVTPAHQVAADAPYLVAVTACTTGIAHTYMAEESLKKQAEKLGIQIKVETNGAGGVGNRLTDEEIARSQGVIIAADKKVEMARFDGKPLINRPVADGIRKPEELIKSALDDSAPIYHSQEPNENYRTDGNQAKSIGKAFYRHLMSGVSSMLPFVIGGGIAIALAFLIDQSLGVPQSALAQLGSYHPIAALFKQIGGAAFNFMLPVLAGYIAYSIAEKPGLVAGFVAGALSANGYNFYNVGLDPNHAPIPSGFLGALVGGFLAGGIVLLLKKIFQKLPKSLDGIKSILFYPVFGVLLTGFAMLFVNIPMSAINTGLDSFLSGLNGTNAVLLGAILGGMMAIDMGGPINKAAYVFGTSTLAATVSTGGSTIMAAVMAGGMVPPLAIFVATLLFKHKFSQQDRQAGLTNIVMGLSFITEGAIPFAAADPARAIPSFMAGSILSGGLVGLTGIKLLAPHGGVFVIALTSSPILYIIFIAAGAVVSGLIYGTLKKV, from the coding sequence ATGAAAATTAGTGAATTATTAATCCCCGAAGTAATGATTTTAGATTTACAGGCGACTACAAAAGAAGCTGTTTTTAATGAAATGATTGATCGTTTGTCAAAAGCAGGTCGCATTACGGACAAACAGACGTTTCTATCTGGCATTTTAGCACGTGAAGCACAGACAACAACCGGCTTAGGTGACGGTATAGCTATGCCACACGCCAAAAATGAAGCTGTTAAATTACCAACAATTGTGTTTGGTAGGTCGACAAAAGGTGTTGACTATCAAGCAATGGATGGACAACCGGTACATTTGTTGTTCATGATTGCTGTACCTGCTAACGCTAATAATACACATCTAGAAGCGTTGGCGAGTTTATCACGTTATCTCTTGCAAGATGGTTTCACCGACAAATTAAAACAAGCACAGACACCAAACGACATTGTGGCGTTGTTTACAGCACAAGAAGAAGCAGTTACGCCAGCGCATCAGGTTGCAGCAGACGCACCGTATTTAGTCGCAGTAACAGCATGTACAACTGGTATTGCACATACGTATATGGCTGAAGAATCCTTGAAAAAGCAAGCTGAAAAATTAGGTATTCAAATTAAAGTGGAAACCAATGGTGCCGGTGGTGTCGGTAATCGCTTGACCGATGAGGAAATTGCTCGTTCTCAAGGTGTCATTATTGCTGCTGACAAAAAAGTTGAAATGGCGCGTTTTGATGGTAAGCCACTCATTAATCGACCGGTAGCTGATGGTATTCGCAAACCAGAAGAGTTGATTAAATCAGCGTTAGATGATTCAGCGCCGATTTATCACAGTCAAGAGCCAAACGAAAATTATCGTACTGATGGTAATCAAGCAAAATCAATTGGTAAAGCATTTTATCGTCATTTGATGAGCGGCGTATCAAGTATGTTACCGTTTGTTATTGGTGGTGGTATTGCAATTGCATTGGCTTTCTTAATTGATCAAAGTTTAGGTGTCCCGCAAAGTGCTTTAGCGCAATTAGGATCCTATCATCCGATAGCTGCATTATTTAAGCAAATCGGTGGCGCCGCCTTTAACTTTATGTTGCCCGTGCTAGCAGGTTATATTGCTTACTCGATTGCTGAAAAACCTGGTTTAGTTGCCGGATTTGTGGCTGGTGCACTGTCAGCTAATGGTTATAATTTTTATAACGTTGGTTTAGATCCTAACCATGCCCCAATTCCTTCAGGTTTCTTAGGCGCATTGGTTGGTGGCTTCTTGGCTGGTGGTATCGTATTATTGCTCAAGAAAATTTTCCAGAAGTTACCAAAATCATTAGATGGCATTAAATCAATTTTATTTTACCCAGTCTTTGGTGTTTTATTGACAGGGTTTGCGATGCTATTTGTTAATATTCCGATGTCTGCCATTAATACAGGACTGGATAGCTTCCTATCAGGATTAAACGGGACAAATGCAGTACTTCTAGGTGCCATTCTAGGTGGGATGATGGCGATTGACATGGGTGGTCCGATTAACAAAGCAGCCTATGTTTTTGGGACAAGTACCTTAGCTGCAACAGTGTCTACAGGCGGTTCGACAATTATGGCTGCAGTCATGGCAGGTGGTATGGTACCACCTTTGGCAATATTTGTAGCTACATTGCTATTCAAACACAAGTTTAGCCAGCAAGATCGACAAGCTGGTTTGACAAACATTGTCATGGGACTTTCCTTTATTACTGAGGGTGCGATTCCATTTGCGGCAGCAGACCCTGCACGCGCCATTCCAAGTTTCATGGCTGGTTCAATTTTATCTGGTGGTCTGGTTGGCTTAACTGGTATTAAATTACTTGCACCACATGGCGGTGTGTTTGTCATAGCATTAACAAGTTCTCCTATACTTTATATTATTTTTATAGCAGCAGGCGCTGTGGTTTCGGGTCTGATTTACGGCACATTGAAAAAAGTATAA
- a CDS encoding helix-turn-helix domain-containing protein — protein MQKDSNFNLIRERRKLKNISQSELGRIIGSQAMVSRIESGQILPNLQTIHLICKALDLTIEEYFYMYSKVGTDITDFRNDLNEKYTSTDMTTLKQRYLKIKESSTLTPKNKHHLLMIQATIYHVTFKMATEADQASLLNYFDKIMRWQLYDIYLLECTLNMLHTEKIKPYISDILTQYMAQENKSISHEIVATLMLKYLESSIVQKKDVITEWILSKLSHLKIRENSNFDLWLLFLTALYKQDTDKIDRAYVVTDYLNDPCLKKKFNRIQSAYTKNLIN, from the coding sequence ATGCAAAAAGATAGCAATTTCAATTTAATCAGGGAGCGACGCAAGCTAAAAAACATCTCACAAAGTGAGTTGGGCAGAATAATCGGATCCCAAGCTATGGTTTCAAGAATAGAGAGTGGTCAAATATTACCAAATCTTCAAACGATTCATCTTATTTGTAAAGCATTAGACTTAACGATTGAGGAATATTTTTACATGTATTCTAAAGTTGGTACAGACATTACCGACTTTAGAAATGATCTCAATGAAAAATACACATCAACTGATATGACAACTTTAAAACAACGCTATTTAAAAATAAAAGAAAGCAGCACCTTAACACCTAAAAACAAGCATCACCTGCTCATGATTCAGGCAACCATTTATCATGTCACTTTCAAAATGGCCACCGAAGCTGATCAAGCGTCACTTTTAAACTATTTTGATAAAATCATGAGATGGCAACTTTATGATATTTACTTACTAGAATGCACATTAAATATGCTCCATACTGAAAAAATAAAACCTTACATTTCTGATATTTTGACACAATATATGGCACAAGAAAATAAATCAATCAGTCATGAGATCGTAGCGACACTAATGCTCAAATATCTAGAAAGTAGCATTGTTCAAAAAAAAGACGTCATCACTGAGTGGATACTGTCAAAATTGAGTCACTTAAAAATACGAGAAAATTCAAATTTTGATCTATGGCTTTTGTTCTTAACTGCACTATATAAGCAAGATACAGACAAAATTGACCGAGCTTATGTTGTGACAGATTATTTGAACGATCCCTGCCTTAAAAAAAAATTCAATCGTATTCAATCTGCATACACTAAAAATTTGATCAACTGA
- a CDS encoding PTS sugar transporter subunit IIB, with product MKKSLMVVCGTGIATSTIATGKIKAYLEKEGLLDNVKFLQSKISDEVGAIRNGDYDIVVSTTIVPNDIKEKVINGVPLLTGVGTQSVFDHIKNAL from the coding sequence ATGAAAAAGTCTTTAATGGTTGTATGTGGAACAGGTATTGCAACGTCAACAATTGCGACGGGAAAAATAAAAGCTTATCTTGAAAAAGAAGGGTTACTTGACAATGTCAAATTCTTACAATCTAAAATTTCTGACGAAGTAGGGGCCATTCGTAATGGTGATTATGATATTGTTGTTTCAACGACAATTGTTCCAAATGATATTAAAGAAAAAGTTATCAATGGTGTACCATTATTAACAGGTGTAGGGACACAATCAGTTTTTGATCATATAAAAAATGCTCTCTAG
- a CDS encoding PTS galactitol transporter subunit IIC yields the protein MGIIKWLLNAGPTVFLPMLLFIFGLFLRIKVSKAFKAALMVGIGFTGLNLVIGLLTDNLGPAAQAMVRNFGLSLNAIDVGWPAASAISYGTTLGSLAIPIGVLLNVILLIVGLTRTLNVDLWNYWHIAFTGSLIFAATDDFGLGLATMAVHAMWIYFLADLAAPTIQKHYGLEGISFQQGASAPGFVLVLPINWLLDRIPGIKNISWTPETIQKRLGVFGDSAVMGLIIGLAIGGLAQYDVTKILNLGITTSAVLILMPRMVSLLMEGLSPISEAANELVQKKFPGRNLYVGMDSALAVGQEAVLSASLILVPVSLLVAVILPGNKVLPFGDLATIPFMLAVMAAVFGGNVFRIVIGGIVDIAVSLWIASWIAPLLTIAAKSAHFSMNGASSISVLSDGGTWTTLLIVGLGKMLSWGGIAIVGMIVLGLMIWLNKFHAKRV from the coding sequence ATGGGTATTATTAAATGGTTGTTAAATGCAGGGCCTACAGTATTTTTGCCAATGTTATTATTTATATTTGGTTTATTTTTAAGAATTAAGGTTAGCAAGGCATTCAAAGCGGCTCTAATGGTTGGTATTGGATTTACAGGATTGAATTTAGTTATTGGTTTATTAACAGATAATTTAGGACCTGCTGCACAAGCAATGGTACGTAATTTTGGATTATCATTGAATGCTATTGATGTAGGTTGGCCTGCTGCGTCAGCTATTTCTTATGGCACTACTTTAGGAAGCTTGGCTATTCCGATTGGTGTTCTATTAAATGTTATCTTGTTGATTGTAGGGTTAACTAGAACATTAAATGTTGATCTTTGGAATTACTGGCACATTGCTTTTACTGGGTCATTGATTTTTGCAGCAACGGATGATTTTGGTTTAGGTCTGGCCACAATGGCTGTTCATGCAATGTGGATTTATTTTTTGGCAGACTTGGCAGCACCAACGATTCAAAAGCATTATGGGTTAGAGGGGATTTCTTTCCAGCAAGGAGCTTCAGCGCCAGGCTTTGTATTGGTTTTGCCAATTAATTGGTTACTGGATCGTATTCCAGGTATAAAAAATATTAGTTGGACACCAGAGACAATTCAGAAGCGTCTGGGTGTGTTCGGTGACTCTGCTGTCATGGGATTAATCATTGGTTTAGCAATTGGTGGTTTAGCACAATACGATGTGACTAAAATATTGAATTTAGGTATTACAACATCGGCTGTGTTAATTCTTATGCCACGCATGGTGTCATTGTTGATGGAAGGGTTATCGCCAATTTCTGAGGCAGCAAATGAATTGGTACAAAAGAAATTTCCTGGTCGTAACTTGTATGTTGGCATGGATTCTGCACTTGCTGTTGGGCAAGAAGCAGTATTATCCGCTTCCTTGATTTTAGTGCCGGTTTCATTGCTAGTGGCAGTTATTTTACCGGGGAATAAGGTATTACCATTTGGTGATTTAGCAACCATTCCATTTATGTTAGCTGTGATGGCCGCTGTATTCGGTGGCAATGTGTTCCGTATCGTTATCGGTGGCATTGTGGATATTGCCGTATCCTTATGGATTGCGTCTTGGATAGCACCCTTGTTGACAATTGCTGCTAAATCTGCCCATTTTTCGATGAATGGCGCTTCATCAATATCAGTTTTGTCAGATGGTGGTACCTGGACAACATTGTTGATTGTCGGATTAGGAAAAATGCTGTCATGGGGCGGCATTGCTATTGTTGGTATGATTGTTCTTGGATTGATGATTTGGCTAAATAAATTTCACGCAAAGCGTGTATAA
- the pfkB gene encoding 1-phosphofructokinase — protein MIYTVTLNPSLDYMTRLDNLTLGVTNRAQSETIFPGGKGINVSRLLGNLGMNNTALGFLGGFTGHYLQKKLSDTHLIQAFTPIVGQTRINLKIKAAIETEINATGPAITDQEVNDFLEKFELLTQQDVVILSGSVPRSLDPEIYQQLLVKILAQGAQFVIDTTGEQLKSALASHPLLVKPNRSELAQLYQVHLDTQDDVIKWGRQLINDGAQYAIVSLAGDGAVFFTADDQYFAKPVTGQVKNSAGAGDSMIAGFIGTWLATGDTLESFKMAVASGTATAFSDDIATKQKILEIYQQVNITPLDK, from the coding sequence ATGATTTATACAGTGACATTAAATCCATCATTGGACTACATGACGCGATTAGATAATTTAACGCTTGGGGTAACAAATCGGGCACAATCTGAAACAATTTTTCCAGGTGGTAAGGGAATCAATGTGAGTCGCTTGTTGGGAAATTTAGGGATGAATAACACAGCATTAGGATTTTTAGGTGGCTTTACAGGTCATTACCTTCAAAAAAAATTATCTGATACGCATCTGATACAAGCATTTACCCCAATTGTGGGACAAACACGCATCAATCTGAAAATCAAAGCAGCAATTGAAACAGAAATTAATGCGACAGGTCCAGCGATTACAGATCAAGAGGTGAATGATTTTCTAGAAAAATTCGAACTGTTAACACAGCAAGATGTCGTTATTTTATCGGGTAGTGTGCCTCGTAGTTTGGATCCTGAGATTTATCAACAGTTACTTGTAAAAATCTTGGCACAGGGCGCGCAATTTGTGATTGATACAACAGGTGAACAGTTGAAGTCGGCGTTGGCTAGTCACCCCTTGCTAGTCAAGCCTAATCGTAGTGAGTTAGCACAACTTTACCAGGTGCACTTAGACACGCAAGATGATGTGATTAAATGGGGTAGACAATTAATTAATGATGGTGCACAGTACGCCATTGTGTCACTTGCAGGCGATGGGGCAGTATTTTTTACAGCTGATGACCAGTATTTTGCCAAACCAGTAACTGGTCAGGTTAAAAATTCAGCTGGTGCTGGTGACTCAATGATTGCGGGATTTATTGGTACATGGTTAGCAACAGGGGATACGTTGGAAAGCTTTAAGATGGCGGTAGCAAGTGGTACCGCAACAGCGTTTAGTGATGATATTGCAACAAAACAAAAAATTTTAGAAATTTACCAACAGGTTAATATTACGCCATTAGATAAGTGA
- the trmD gene encoding tRNA (guanosine(37)-N1)-methyltransferase TrmD has product MRIDVLSLFPDMFTPLKQSILGKAIDKGALDFHVTDFRDYTDNKHNNVDDYPFGGGAGMLLMAQPIFDAMSAVEKEVGNKGHVVLLDPAGRKFDHHVAEELAQKEHVTFIAGHYEGYDERIRELVDDEISLGDYVLTGGELGAMVIIDATARFLPDVLGNNVSAEEDSFQDNLLEFPQYTRPADFRGRKVPDVLMSGNHAKIAEWRLKESLRRTWQRRPDLLENRDLTKQERDLLDDVKQE; this is encoded by the coding sequence ATGCGTATTGATGTTTTGAGTTTATTTCCAGATATGTTTACCCCGCTAAAACAATCAATTTTAGGTAAGGCAATCGATAAAGGTGCCTTAGATTTTCATGTGACTGATTTTCGCGACTATACGGATAACAAACATAACAATGTGGATGACTATCCGTTTGGTGGTGGTGCGGGGATGTTGTTGATGGCACAGCCTATTTTTGATGCCATGTCTGCTGTTGAAAAAGAGGTAGGCAATAAAGGACATGTTGTGCTTCTGGATCCAGCCGGTCGAAAATTTGATCATCATGTTGCCGAGGAATTGGCGCAAAAAGAACATGTCACGTTTATTGCTGGTCACTATGAGGGGTACGATGAACGTATTCGCGAATTAGTCGATGATGAAATCTCATTGGGTGATTATGTATTGACTGGTGGTGAACTAGGTGCGATGGTCATTATTGATGCGACAGCACGATTTTTACCCGATGTTTTGGGCAATAATGTCAGTGCTGAGGAAGATTCCTTTCAAGATAATCTATTAGAATTTCCGCAGTATACGAGACCAGCAGACTTTAGAGGTCGAAAAGTGCCTGATGTCTTAATGAGTGGGAATCACGCCAAAATAGCTGAATGGCGGCTCAAAGAGTCGCTTAGACGGACATGGCAACGTCGACCAGACTTGCTGGAAAATCGCGATTTAACCAAACAAGAGCGTGATTTGTTAGACGATGTCAAGCAAGAATGA
- a CDS encoding methylated-DNA--[protein]-cysteine S-methyltransferase yields the protein MITYDTAPFLGRQLTLFKSQDALVFISLADDAYANFYSFYPDEQVTRAEIPELHYFERYAAGQFVDWSQLKTAYLKGTPFQRDVWQAMREMKLSETLTYSELAVRAQHPTAIRAVASAVGKNPLTIINPCHRILPKSGGIGKFRYGSVIKQAILALDQQMILAK from the coding sequence ATGATAACTTATGACACAGCGCCTTTTTTAGGCCGACAATTGACACTGTTTAAAAGTCAAGATGCGCTTGTCTTTATTAGCCTAGCTGATGACGCCTATGCTAATTTTTATTCTTTTTATCCAGATGAACAAGTGACACGTGCTGAAATACCAGAATTACACTATTTTGAACGTTATGCTGCTGGTCAATTTGTGGACTGGTCCCAACTCAAAACAGCATATCTCAAGGGAACGCCATTTCAACGTGATGTGTGGCAAGCCATGCGTGAGATGAAATTGTCTGAAACATTGACGTATTCTGAATTAGCTGTACGTGCCCAGCATCCGACAGCCATTCGAGCAGTTGCATCAGCTGTTGGTAAGAATCCTTTGACAATTATTAATCCGTGTCACCGTATCTTGCCAAAAAGCGGTGGTATTGGCAAGTTCCGTTATGGATCAGTGATTAAACAAGCTATATTAGCATTAGATCAACAGATGATATTAGCAAAGTAA
- the rimM gene encoding ribosome maturation factor RimM (Essential for efficient processing of 16S rRNA), with protein sequence MTNTENYFKVGTIVNTHGIRGEVKIMAITDFAADRFKKGAELQIDTKQGFLPMKVQSSRLHKNMWLVLFEGITNINDIEKYKTHDIYVYGEARQELDDDEYYYDEIIDSRVVDLDGHEIGVVSDIMTTPANDVWTVKREGQPDALIPMIDDVVKNVDVEQHLITIDALEGLLD encoded by the coding sequence ATGACAAATACAGAAAATTATTTTAAAGTTGGCACAATTGTCAACACACATGGTATCCGTGGCGAAGTTAAAATTATGGCGATCACTGATTTTGCAGCAGATCGCTTTAAAAAGGGCGCTGAGTTACAAATTGATACCAAGCAAGGCTTTTTACCCATGAAAGTGCAGTCTTCGCGATTACATAAAAACATGTGGCTCGTTTTATTTGAAGGCATTACCAATATCAATGATATTGAAAAATATAAGACGCATGATATCTACGTCTATGGTGAAGCGCGTCAGGAATTAGATGACGACGAATACTATTATGACGAAATTATTGATAGTCGTGTCGTTGATCTTGATGGTCACGAAATTGGTGTCGTATCTGATATTATGACAACACCAGCTAATGATGTTTGGACTGTTAAACGCGAGGGGCAACCTGATGCCTTGATTCCAATGATTGACGATGTCGTTAAAAATGTTGACGTTGAACAGCATTTAATCACGATTGATGCGTTAGAAGGGTTGCTTGATTAA
- a CDS encoding PTS sugar transporter subunit IIA yields MLEDKIIILDSKAKTKEEALTILANELVTSGAVKATYPMAILKREKNFPTGLSTDSIGFAIPHTDAEHVNRDQVGLLRLQNTVEFLQMGDGQAIQVKIIFMLALSKPHEQLEMLQKLISIFQNKKMVSMLLQESDPQMVIATLNSAGIA; encoded by the coding sequence ATGTTAGAAGATAAAATTATCATACTAGATTCTAAAGCAAAAACTAAAGAAGAGGCTTTGACCATTTTGGCAAACGAATTGGTAACAAGTGGTGCAGTAAAAGCAACTTATCCAATGGCAATTTTAAAACGCGAAAAAAATTTTCCAACGGGTTTATCAACTGATAGTATTGGCTTTGCGATTCCACACACAGATGCTGAACATGTTAATCGTGACCAAGTAGGCTTGCTTAGACTTCAAAATACGGTTGAATTTTTACAGATGGGGGATGGACAAGCAATTCAAGTAAAAATAATTTTTATGCTTGCGCTATCAAAACCACACGAACAATTGGAGATGTTGCAAAAGCTGATATCTATTTTTCAAAACAAAAAAATGGTATCAATGTTATTACAAGAAAGTGATCCGCAAATGGTAATTGCGACATTGAATTCAGCAGGAATAGCATAA